CATATATCCGTCATCTCATCAAATGTGATGAAACCTTTGGGATACGCCTTACGACTTATCATAATCTTCATTTTCTGTTAAACTTAATGGAGCAGGTCAGACAAGCGATTCGAGAAGATCGACTGGGGGACTTCAGAGAAGAATTTTTCGAACAATACGGCTTCAACCGTCCAGATGCGAAAAACTTCTAAGCTATAAAGAATGGAAAGGAGGGGAAAAGGAATGGAAGGTTTAGGTACGATTTTACCGTTGATCCTTATGTTCGTACTATTCTACTTTTTGCTTATTCGTCCGCAGCAGAAGCGTCAAAAAGCGATTTCGAAAATGCAGAATGAACTGGCGAAAGGTGACAGAATCATTACGATCGGCGGGTTACACGGAACGATTGATGCCATTGAAGAAGGCAAGGTAGTCATCCTGTGCGGAGACGGAAGCCGACTTACATATGATCGCAATGCAATCAGGGAAGTAGTCAGTGTATAAAGAACCATAATTGAAAAAGCTGCTCCAATATGTGCCAAGCACATAGGAGCAGCTTTTTATTTATGCTTGCTGTGTTTCCTGATTTAATCCCCTGCAGGGCCTCCGCTTAAGTTTACTCCAAGAATGCCTCCCATCATCGCCGTCAGGATGTAACAGCCATGATAAACCATCTGTTCGACTGAAAAAAGGCTGTCATATCCCAAGTATTGAAATAAGAACACGATGACCGTGTAAATCAGTCCGGTCGATCCCCCAAGCATCCAGCCTTTCGTTTTCCCTTTTCCACCGGACATGAACCCGCCGATGAATAATGCCAAAAATGAGATGATCGTGACAAATAACGATATCGAACTCTCGGTAAGTTCGGTAAATCGAAGCATTAATGAAAATACAAGACTTGCCACAACTGCTATAAGAAAAATGGTTAAAGTTCCGTAGAATACGGCACCTCCGATTTTTTTCGCTTCGATGATGGTCCTCCCCTTTCTGCCTCTCTTATTTAATTTTCTACTAGTACAAGCATATTCACGGGGATTTGAAAAAAGACTAGAAATTTTTCATGGTCAAGCCTCATAGACTTATTATGAAACTTGACTTCGGGCAGAAGGAGCTTGATTATGTCACCGACTCTCGTTCTTATCGTTTTTATCCTTGTATATATTCTGTTGATCTCAGAAAAATGGAACCGCGTCCTGGCAGCGATGGCAGGAGGGGCTGCCATGCTTTTGATAGGGGCATTCCCTATAGAAAAAGCTCTCTTTACCTATATTGATTGGAAAACCATCGCTCTCCTGTTTTCCATGATGCTCATTGTCACGATGACAAGTAAAACCGGTTTTTTCGAATATATTGCGATTCGTCTGGCACAGTCCGTAAACGGGAACGGGCTGGCCCTGCTCATTCTTTTCTCGATGCTGGCTGCAGTGGGATCCGCATTTTTGGCAAATGTGACGATTGCGATGCTGCTTGTCCCCATTTTGTTTAAGCTTACTAAGTTACTTGACCTTCCCCCGATACCGTATCTGATCATGACCATACTCGCCTGCAATATAGGTGGGACCGCGACACTGATAGGGGATCCGCCTAATATGATGATCGGGCAGGCAGTAAAACACTTTACTTTTAACGCTTTTATTGAAAACCTTCTTCCGGTGGTGGCGATTGTGTATGTTGTCACACTATTGATCATGGGGGTGGTGTACAGGGAGGTCCTTCATGTGAAGGAAGACCGAAAACTACTTCTCAAAGGTGTAACTGCAAAGGATTATCTGAAACGAAACAATGGTTTATTCCAATCGATTGCCGTGCTTTTGATGGTACTCACAGGTTTTTCGTTATACCCTATGTTCCATCTTGATGTGACAACTGTGGCCATTGCAGGGGCGGTGCTCTTGATGCTGCTCCTTGAAAAGATTTACCCTCCGGAAAGTATTTTGAGAGAAGTGGAGTGGGGGACATTATTCTTCTTCATAGGGCTGTTCCTGCTTGTAGGAGGGATTGAAGAAGCGGGATTCATCGATGAAATCGCACGTGAAATCATAAGGGCGACAGATGGTGATATGCAGAAAACATCATTTGTCATTCTATGGGGTACGGGAATCCTTTCAGCCGTGGTGGATAATATTCCGTTTGTGGCTGCCATGATCCCTGTCATCCAGGAATTCGGTGAATTTGGTATGGTCAATATGGATCCGGTTTGGTGGTCGCTCGCTTTGGGAGCATGTTTGGGAGGGAACGGCACACTGTTGGGGTCTTCATCGAACTTGGTCATTGCGGGGCTTGCATCGAAAGAACATGTACATATCAAGTTTTATCAATATTTGCTCATTGGCGTCCCCATCACCCTGATTTCGCTGGCTGTTTCAACCGTGTATGTTTACTTTAAATATATCCGCCCTTTCCTGGGTGGATAAAAATTCCTCCGATTATTTTTCCAGGAACGTTCATACTACTAGGTGAAATGTTTTTTTGAGGGGGAAAAGTTGTGGAGGAATATGGAGTCATAATAATACGCACACTTTTTCTTTATTTATTGATTACATTCATCTTTCGAATCATGGGAAAACGGGAGATAGGGGAGCTGAGCATATTAGACTTGGTTGTCTTTATCATGATTGCCGAGATGGCTGTATTGGCCATCGAGGAGCCGTCAGATCCGATCATTCACACCATACTCCCCATCGGTGTAATGGTGATCGTCCAATTTATTTCTGCCTGGCTTTCTTTACGGTCGAAATCGTTCAGGGAGTTTGTCGATGGAAAGCCGACCGTACTGATCCATAATGGGAAAATAGATGAAAAAGAAATGAAGAAACAGCGGTATAATTATGATGATTTATTACTCCAGCTGCGTGAGAAGGATATCTTCAACCTGGCAGACGTGGAATTCGCCGTTCTTGAGCCGTCAGGAAGCTTGTCAGTTCTGAAAAATGAAAAGAAAACCCCAGGCTCATTGACACTCCCGCTGATCCTTGACGGGCAAGTCCAAAGCAACCATCTGGAGATGATGGGGAAAACCTCATTCTGGCTGAGGAAAGAGCTGCGTCAAAGGGGATATAAGGAAATTTCTGATATATCTTTCTGCAGTTTTCATAACGGACAATTTTATATTGATTTGATTGATAAATAATATCTTAGTTGCTTAATAATTAGTGATAGCCGGTTCATTTTAATTATAAAAACCAGTTTACCTTCTGGTGGTTGCAGGGCTTCTCTGCAAGTTAGCCAGTGGGCAAATCGAAAAAGCCCCCATTCTGATTTCGACTTCATCAGGAAGGAGGCTTTTTGCATTTCCTTTGATAAGACTAAGTGTTGTTATGGACTGGATCCAGCTGTTGATTGGAGTGCAAGAAGCAGACTCCTGCGGGAAAAGCGAGACAGGTGAGACCTGTCTAGCTGCAGGGCTTAGAGGCACATGTCATAAGTCAAACCGACCAAGAAGGCAAAGAACGCCTTCATGGCCGATTCGCCTTATGCCACCCGCCTCTAGGCAAAGCCCCTCCGCTTTTCTAACCCGCAGGAGCGTATGCGACGAGGAGGCTCACAGGCCGCCCGCGGAAAGCGAAGTCTTGCACGGAAATCAACAGCGGTGATTAAAACGAAAGATTATGTCAAACAATGAATCTGCGCAAAAACGGAATCCTGGCCAAGTCATTTTTCACGATGAGCTTCAAGGCGATGGAAAGGCCGGTGTACACAATCGTTGTGGAAATGACTCCAAACAGCAGCCTCCACATAAGGCCTTCATTCGTAAACAGCGTCAGGAATGAATAATGACCCCACAACCCCGAAGCAGCGAGGACCAGGATGATTTTTACATAATCCCTGAGATAAATGGTCATCGGTATATATTTGAGAATGGTCATGAAATGAAGCAGGGTGACCAGCATGAAGCCAGTGACGATTCCTAAAGCGGCTCCGTTGATCCCAAAAGCCGGCTGGGAGGCAAGAATGAAAATCACCGCGGTCTTTACGACTGCTCCGATCAGGCTGTTGACCATGGCTGCCCGTGCAAGATTCAAAGCCTGCAGCACCGCTTGCAGCGGTCCTTGATAATAATAAAACAGGAAGAATGGGGCCATGATCATGAGAAATGCCGCACCGCTTTCACTGCCATACATGACCTGCATGAGAGGCTTAGCGTATATATACAAAATGACGACCGAGATACCCCCGGTGATCAGGCAAAAACGTAACGCCTGTTGCAGCCTGTGTTCAATCAACGAATAGTTTTTATTCGAATTTGCTTCACTGATCGCAGGCACCAATGACTGGGACAGGGATAACGTGACGAATGATGGCAAAAATAGGAGTGGGAGTGCGTAGCCTGTCAGTGAACCGTACTGTTTTGTAGCCATCGACGCTGCCACTCCTGCAATGGCAAGGCTGTGAGCGACGACGATGGGTTCAAAAAACCAGGCGATCGACCCGATCATCCTGCTTCCTGTTGCAGGAAGGGCAACACTCATCAATTCATTGAAGGTGTGCCGTCCGTCTTTCATCGATTTAAAGAAGTTCTTCCTTATTTTAAATTTCTTTCTTAATTTAAAACTGGCAAACAAATAAAGCAGTGAAGCAAGTTCTCCAAGTACGGAAGCCGCCATGGCCGCAGCTGCAGCATATTCGATACCATATGGAAGGAATGTCTTCGTCAATACGGCAATGAATGTGATGCGGACTACTTGTTCGATGACTTGTGAGATGGCAGACGGTTTCATATTCTGTCGGCCCTGGAAGTATCCTCTGATAACAGAAGAGATGGCCACGATCGGGATGATCGGGGCGATGGCGACAAGAGGATAATAGATACGTTCATCCGTGAACAGTGTCTCAGTTAAATAGGGAGCCAGTAAGATTAGGGCAGGGGTGAATATCAAAGATAGGAGTAAAGTAGTGGATAGGGAGACAACCAAAATTCTTTTGACTTTCCGGATATCTCCTTTGGCTTCCGCCTCTGCAACATTCTTGGATATGGCTACAGGGAGTCCCAGCTGTGTGATGGTGATGACAAGAATCAAGGTCGGGAATGCCATCATGAATAGCCCTACGCCTTCTTCACCGATAAACCTGGCGACGACGATGCGATTGACAAAACCCAATATTCTTGTAATAAAGGCTGCAACCATGAGGATGATTGTACCTTTAAGAAACTTTGACATAAAATTCCCTGCCTTCTCAAAATTGGTATTATCGTATACAATAATGTATATGCAGGCATGTGGACAAAGCATGACAAGTTGTACATAATTCTGGCTAATTGTGATAGGTTAGCCCTAGGCGGTGACGAGGAATGAAAGCAAATCAGCATCCTTACGATCGTTTTTATGATTCATTAGAACCAGCACTTTCAAGTAAAGTGGAAGAGTTCGAAATATTGGGATATGGCAAGGCGAACGTGGAACGGCTTTGGGCTTATTTGACTAAAAAGAAGTGGAAGAAGCCTGAGGTGGACGTGATGCTTTTTCAATTGGTAAGTGACGTCCTGTCAGTCAAGCCGGGAGAATACATGAGCTTTGAAACGGTGGAAGCGTACCGTTCCCCTAATTGGTTCGAGGATATCAATGAAGAGGAATTAAATGCACTTTTGCGTCCAGGGAAGAAAAGGTAAATTGTCTGAAATTTAATTGACACTCCTTTGATTCTCATAGATAATGAGTATGGATTTATCGGGAATATAATAGAGTCATTTTTATCATGTGGTGAAAAACGGCAAGGAGGATTTATACATAATGGTAAAGCGCGGCCGAATAATCGCCTTCTTTTTACTTGTGTTTTTACTTGCAGGTACTATGGGAGGAACAGCAAAAAGCATCCTGGACAACATTAAATTAGGGTTGGACCTTCAGGGTGGTTTCGAAGTACTATATGAAGTCCAGCCCCTTAAAGATGGGCAGAAAATAACGAAAGAAACAGTCTCGAATACTGCAGATGCACTGGACAAGCGTATCAACGTCCTCGGTGTCAGTGAACCGAATATCCAAATTGAAGACGGAAATCGGATCCGTGTTCAGTTAGCTGGTGTAGAGGATCAGAATCAAGCGAGGGAAATCCTGTCCACGCAGGCAAACCTCACGTTCCGGGACGTAAATGACAAGGTCCGCCTTGATGGTTCCGATCTGGTCTCCGGAGCGGCAAAACAAACGTTTGATGAACAGAACAATCCGATCGTTTCCCTTAAATTAAAGGATCGTGAAAAGTTCTATCAATTGACAAAAGATATTCAGGGAATGGCTCCTGAGAATCAACTGGTCATCTGGCTTGATTATGAAGAGGGGAAAGATTCTTATAAAGAAGAAGCGGGTAAACAAGATCCCAAGTTCTTATCCGCTCCTGCAGTAAGCAAACCAATCAACTCAGATGAAGTCATCATTGAAGGTAATTTCACAGTGGAAGAAGCACAGAATCTGGCATCCCTCTTAAATGCAGGTGCACTACCTGTTAAATTGGATGAAATCTATTCCACTTCCGTCGGGGCACAATTCGGTCAGCAGGCCCTTGATAAGACAGTACTGGCGGGGATTATCGGAATCTCGATCATTTTCTTATTCATGATTGCTTATTACCGTTTCCCTGGTCTGATAGCGACCATCACGCTGTCGGTTTACATTTATCTTGTTCTGTTGATTTTTGATCTAATGAACGGGGTATTGACGCTGCCGGGTATTGCAGCCGTCATTCTCGGTGTCGGGATGGCAGTCGATGCGAATATCATTACGTATGAAAGAATAAAAGAAGAGATGAAAGTGGGTAAACCGATCCGTTCGGCTTTCCAGGCAGGAAATAAATCTTCCTTCTTAACGATTTTGGATGCGAATGTAACCACCATACTTGCTGCTTCTGTACTATTCATGTATGGGACTAGCTCTGTAAAGGGATTTGCGACGATGCTGATCGTCAGTATCCTGACGAGCTTTATTACAGCTGTTTGGGGATCACGTCTATTGCTCAGCCTGTGGGTCCACAGTAAATTCTTTAATAAAAAGCCGGGCTGGTTCGGAGTGAAGAAGAGTGAAATCAAGGATCTGGCTGAGAACTATGATACACTCGACCTCCCTACCAAGTTTGACCGTTTCGATTTTGCGAAGCAGCGCAAGAAGTTCTTTGCTTTTTCAGGAATTTTGATAACTGCGGGTATCCTGATTCTCCTCATTTTCAAGCTGAACCTTGGAATTGACTTTATCAGCGGATCTCGAATGCAGATCCTTGCAGAGGAAAGCCTGACAACTGAAGAAGTAAAGAAAGAATTGGAAGAAGTCAAATTGTCTTCTGATGATATAGTGATTTCAGGGGATAAGCAGAATGTTGCAGTCGTCCGTTATACGGAAGATCTCAGTAAAGGTGATATTGCCAAGTTGAAAGATCATTTCAATGGTCTTTACGGTGCAGAGCCGAGCATCAGTACGGTTTCACCTGTCATTGGTAAGGAACTTGCCAAAAATGCGATGATTGCAGTTGCCATTGCATCCATCGGCATCATCATTTATGTAACGTTCCGTTTTGAATGGAGAATGGCTTTGGCATCCATCGCGGCACTCTTGCATGATGCATTCTTTATCATCGCTTTCTTCAGTTTGACAAGGCTTGAGGTAGATATCACATTCATTGCAGCGGTCTTGACGATTGTGGGGTATTCGATCAATGATACGATCGTTACCTTTGACCGTATAAGGGAAAACCTCCATAAAAAGCGCCGCTTGAAATCAGAAGAAGATATCGAAGATGTGGTCAACCAGAGTCTGCGCCAAACGATGGGCCGCTCAGTAAACACCGTCTTGACCGTAGTCTTCGCTGTCATTGCGCTCCTGATTTTCGGAAGCGAATCGATTCTGAACTTCTCGATTGCATTATTGGTAGGTTTGATTGCTGGTACCTATTCTTCAGTATTCATTGCATCCCAATTGTGGCTGGTCATGAAGAAAAAGGAACTGAAGAAAAAAGGGACGATCAAAACAGTGAAAGAAAAGAAAAAGTGGTCGGACGAACCACAAGTTTAATAGCAATAAAAGCAAAGATCCAGGGCATCCCTGGATCTTTTTCTTTGGCGATTAAGTCGCGTTTTTTTACGGAGTTAGGTTACAATAGTAAGGTAGTAGAAGGAGGTTACTTCATGAATCCTGAAGATCGTTTTAAAAAAGCTGAATTCGCTGCTATGGTTGGAATTGTCGGGAATATACTTCTTGCCCTTATCAAATGGTGGGCGGGAGCAGCCGGAAACAGCCGTGCGCTGATTGCAGATGCCGTTCATTCTGCTTCGGATGTAGCGGGATCCCTGGCTGTCTATATCGGTCTGCGTGCAGCAAAGCAGCCTCCTGACAAGGATCACCCCTATGGGCACGGAAAAGCGGAATCGATCGCAGCAATCATTGTCGCAGTCTTATTATTTTTAGTGGGCATTGAAATCGGCAAATCGTCCATCGAATCATTTTTTCATCCCTTGACTCCTCCTGGGATGATTGCGATTTATGCTGTCATATTTTCCATTATAGTAAAAGAAGCGATGTTTCAATATAAATATCGTTTGGGTAAAAGGTTAAAGAGTGATGCCTTGATTGTGAATGCATACGAGCACCGCTCAGACGTTTTCTCTTCAATAGCTGCTCTAATCGGGATTTCAGCTTCCATCCTGGGCGGGAAACTGGAGATCGGGTGGCTGGTATATGCAGATCCGGTAGCAGGGTTGTTTGTCGCACTTCTCGTGCTGAAAATGGCCTGGCATCTGGGCAAGGAATCCATACATAATACACTGGATCACGTCCTCCATGAAGAGGATATCGTTCCTTTACGGAAAATCGTTGAAACCGTGCCCGACGTAAAGGAAATAAACGAATTGCATGCCAGGGAGCATGGACATTATGTCATCATTGACCTGAAGATCAGTGTAGATCCCTCTATGACAGTCGAGGCCGGGCATCGGGTAGGAAAAGCCGTGAAGAAGAAACTGATGGAAGAATCAAATGTAAATGACGTATTTGTTCATATCAACCCATATAATTCAACAGAAGGAGACTCAGGGGATTCGGTTGACTTAATGTAGGAGGAGATAACATGAAATTTCAATGGACATTACTTTTGGGGATATCTTTTGCACTGATCGTTGCGGTATTTGCGGTCATCAATGTCGATCCGGTTACCGTCAATTATTTATTCGGCGAGGCTGAATGGCCGCTGATCCTCGTTATACTAGGATCTGTCCTGATGGGCGGCATCATCATCGGTTCCGTCGGTCTTTTCCGGCTGTATGTCGTCCAGCGTAAAGTCAAAGCATTGGAAAAAGAGAACCTCCTTCTAAGGGAGCAGGCAGAAAAGAAGCATGTAGAAAAAAAGAAAGAGACTTCTTTAAAAAAGCAGGCACCGGATTCGATAGGGGAAACCGGAGAATAACAAAAGAGACTGGGACGGAAGTGTTTTAGTCTAAGTAAAACCCGAACTAATTTGCAATTTAGGAAGCAAATTAGTTCGGGTTTTTAATTTTTTCAAATGTTCATATAGATTTAGGTCTTCCCAGCGGTTGATTGGAGTGCAAGACGAAGACTCCTGCGGGAAGAGTAGCTAATGTGAGACCCCGCAGGAGCGAAGGCGACGAGGAGGCTCACGGGCTACCCGCGGAAAGCGAAGTCTTGCACGGAAATCATTAGCGGCATTAAGAGTCTATACTGAAATTGTTTGTTTTTTATGATGGTTTTTTAGTTTGTCCCAGCCGCATTTTTGTTTTGTTTTCCTAAGTTGGAGAGATTGAAACACCTCCCTCATTTTTGTATAATAAGTAAGGCTGAGGAGTGAACGTATGTTAAATTCTAAAACACGCTGGATGATTGCAGAATCGGACCAGCAAAAGATAGAAGAACTTGAAAGAGAATTAAAAATACCATCGCTTGTTGCGAAAT
This Bacillus sp. Marseille-Q1617 DNA region includes the following protein-coding sequences:
- the yajC gene encoding preprotein translocase subunit YajC: MEGLGTILPLILMFVLFYFLLIRPQQKRQKAISKMQNELAKGDRIITIGGLHGTIDAIEEGKVVILCGDGSRLTYDRNAIREVVSV
- the spoVB gene encoding stage V sporulation protein B, giving the protein MSKFLKGTIILMVAAFITRILGFVNRIVVARFIGEEGVGLFMMAFPTLILVITITQLGLPVAISKNVAEAEAKGDIRKVKRILVVSLSTTLLLSLIFTPALILLAPYLTETLFTDERIYYPLVAIAPIIPIVAISSVIRGYFQGRQNMKPSAISQVIEQVVRITFIAVLTKTFLPYGIEYAAAAAMAASVLGELASLLYLFASFKLRKKFKIRKNFFKSMKDGRHTFNELMSVALPATGSRMIGSIAWFFEPIVVAHSLAIAGVAASMATKQYGSLTGYALPLLFLPSFVTLSLSQSLVPAISEANSNKNYSLIEHRLQQALRFCLITGGISVVILYIYAKPLMQVMYGSESGAAFLMIMAPFFLFYYYQGPLQAVLQALNLARAAMVNSLIGAVVKTAVIFILASQPAFGINGAALGIVTGFMLVTLLHFMTILKYIPMTIYLRDYVKIILVLAASGLWGHYSFLTLFTNEGLMWRLLFGVISTTIVYTGLSIALKLIVKNDLARIPFLRRFIV
- a CDS encoding post-transcriptional regulator encodes the protein MKANQHPYDRFYDSLEPALSSKVEEFEILGYGKANVERLWAYLTKKKWKKPEVDVMLFQLVSDVLSVKPGEYMSFETVEAYRSPNWFEDINEEELNALLRPGKKR
- a CDS encoding cation diffusion facilitator family transporter, which gives rise to MNPEDRFKKAEFAAMVGIVGNILLALIKWWAGAAGNSRALIADAVHSASDVAGSLAVYIGLRAAKQPPDKDHPYGHGKAESIAAIIVAVLLFLVGIEIGKSSIESFFHPLTPPGMIAIYAVIFSIIVKEAMFQYKYRLGKRLKSDALIVNAYEHRSDVFSSIAALIGISASILGGKLEIGWLVYADPVAGLFVALLVLKMAWHLGKESIHNTLDHVLHEEDIVPLRKIVETVPDVKEINELHAREHGHYVIIDLKISVDPSMTVEAGHRVGKAVKKKLMEESNVNDVFVHINPYNSTEGDSGDSVDLM
- a CDS encoding DUF421 domain-containing protein, with translation MEEYGVIIIRTLFLYLLITFIFRIMGKREIGELSILDLVVFIMIAEMAVLAIEEPSDPIIHTILPIGVMVIVQFISAWLSLRSKSFREFVDGKPTVLIHNGKIDEKEMKKQRYNYDDLLLQLREKDIFNLADVEFAVLEPSGSLSVLKNEKKTPGSLTLPLILDGQVQSNHLEMMGKTSFWLRKELRQRGYKEISDISFCSFHNGQFYIDLIDK
- a CDS encoding lipopolysaccharide assembly LapA domain-containing protein, with the translated sequence MKFQWTLLLGISFALIVAVFAVINVDPVTVNYLFGEAEWPLILVILGSVLMGGIIIGSVGLFRLYVVQRKVKALEKENLLLREQAEKKHVEKKKETSLKKQAPDSIGETGE
- the secDF gene encoding protein translocase subunit SecDF, with the protein product MVKRGRIIAFFLLVFLLAGTMGGTAKSILDNIKLGLDLQGGFEVLYEVQPLKDGQKITKETVSNTADALDKRINVLGVSEPNIQIEDGNRIRVQLAGVEDQNQAREILSTQANLTFRDVNDKVRLDGSDLVSGAAKQTFDEQNNPIVSLKLKDREKFYQLTKDIQGMAPENQLVIWLDYEEGKDSYKEEAGKQDPKFLSAPAVSKPINSDEVIIEGNFTVEEAQNLASLLNAGALPVKLDEIYSTSVGAQFGQQALDKTVLAGIIGISIIFLFMIAYYRFPGLIATITLSVYIYLVLLIFDLMNGVLTLPGIAAVILGVGMAVDANIITYERIKEEMKVGKPIRSAFQAGNKSSFLTILDANVTTILAASVLFMYGTSSVKGFATMLIVSILTSFITAVWGSRLLLSLWVHSKFFNKKPGWFGVKKSEIKDLAENYDTLDLPTKFDRFDFAKQRKKFFAFSGILITAGILILLIFKLNLGIDFISGSRMQILAEESLTTEEVKKELEEVKLSSDDIVISGDKQNVAVVRYTEDLSKGDIAKLKDHFNGLYGAEPSISTVSPVIGKELAKNAMIAVAIASIGIIIYVTFRFEWRMALASIAALLHDAFFIIAFFSLTRLEVDITFIAAVLTIVGYSINDTIVTFDRIRENLHKKRRLKSEEDIEDVVNQSLRQTMGRSVNTVLTVVFAVIALLIFGSESILNFSIALLVGLIAGTYSSVFIASQLWLVMKKKELKKKGTIKTVKEKKKWSDEPQV
- a CDS encoding ArsB/NhaD family transporter, with product MSPTLVLIVFILVYILLISEKWNRVLAAMAGGAAMLLIGAFPIEKALFTYIDWKTIALLFSMMLIVTMTSKTGFFEYIAIRLAQSVNGNGLALLILFSMLAAVGSAFLANVTIAMLLVPILFKLTKLLDLPPIPYLIMTILACNIGGTATLIGDPPNMMIGQAVKHFTFNAFIENLLPVVAIVYVVTLLIMGVVYREVLHVKEDRKLLLKGVTAKDYLKRNNGLFQSIAVLLMVLTGFSLYPMFHLDVTTVAIAGAVLLMLLLEKIYPPESILREVEWGTLFFFIGLFLLVGGIEEAGFIDEIAREIIRATDGDMQKTSFVILWGTGILSAVVDNIPFVAAMIPVIQEFGEFGMVNMDPVWWSLALGACLGGNGTLLGSSSNLVIAGLASKEHVHIKFYQYLLIGVPITLISLAVSTVYVYFKYIRPFLGG
- a CDS encoding TIGR04086 family membrane protein, translated to MIEAKKIGGAVFYGTLTIFLIAVVASLVFSLMLRFTELTESSISLFVTIISFLALFIGGFMSGGKGKTKGWMLGGSTGLIYTVIVFLFQYLGYDSLFSVEQMVYHGCYILTAMMGGILGVNLSGGPAGD